The following coding sequences lie in one Cloeon dipterum chromosome 1, ieCloDipt1.1, whole genome shotgun sequence genomic window:
- the LOC135944688 gene encoding chymotrypsin-like elastase family member 2A → MLRFRKMLVLLFMLTSTKLVVAVETTSSGAELQADTKKIAANKFQNVLLDVSQRLANMQVNRVFEDPTATPGQFPWMAFIMAEYGQVFSGSLISDQWILTSAYYCSGYNLSSVILGVVDYTFIEQYPTIIDNINYTCYVHKLYDPYNVTNEHNIALINLLQPVSFTVNIMPIKLPSANDATKDFTNVSMTVSGYILVNYCYGYEKYQSSVTYSLKYEELQGISYTECAANLSAVYEITLPESAICTGNTSLGSCGGAQGAPLFYKNQDGSWVIAGISTSSYYYCYYEGTPTVFTRVSSNLDWISAITGMGGSTSTPKATTGMPSTTTSTTKPTTTTKPSTTTTTKPSTTTTTKPSTTTTAKPSTTTTFKPSSTTTTTKTTTKTTTKTTTMTTTKTTTKTSTKTTTKTTPKTSTTTKSSSTTKKASG, encoded by the exons ATGTTACGATTCAGAAAGATGCTGGTTCTGCTGTTTATGCTAACATCAACCAAg TTGGTGGTCGCGGTGGAAACTACTAGTTCAGGTGCTGAGTTACAAGCGGACACTAAGAAAATTGCTGCAAACAAATTCCAAAATGTTCTTTTAGACGTCTCTCAGC GACTTGCTAATATGCAAGTTAATCGAGTCTTTGAAGATCCCACTGCAACACCAGGGCAGTTCCCATGGATGGCTTTCATCATGGCTGAATATGGTCAGGTTTTTAGCGGATCCTTAATATCGGATCAGTGGATTCTCACTTCTGCATACTACTGCTCAGG GTATAACCTGAGCTCTGTAATCTTGGGTGTCGTCGACTATACCTTCATTGAGCAATATCCAACGATAATAGACAATATCAATTACACTTGCTACGTGCACAAGCTTTACGACCCATATAATGTGACAAATGAACACAACATAGCTCTGATCAACTTACTACAACCTGTCTCTTTTACAG TCAACATTATGCCCATAAAACTTCCTTCTGCAAATGATGCCACGAAGGATTTTACCAATGTTTCGATGACAGTTAGTGGATATATTCTAGTGAACTATTGTTATGGTT ATGAGAAATACCAATCTTCAGTAACCTACTCTCTGAAGTACGAAGAATTGCAGGGGATTAGCTACACGGAGTGCGCTGCAAACCTCAGTGCAGTATATGAGATTACTTTGCCTGAATCCGCAATCTGTACAGGCAACACCAGCCTTGGATCCTGTGGG GGTGCTCAAGGCGCTCCTTTATTCTACAAGAACCAAGATGGATCTTGGGTTATAGCGGGCATTTCCACTAGTTCCTATTACTATTGCTATTATGAAGGCACTCCGACAGTATTTACCCGTGTTAGCTCTAATCTTGATTGGATATCTGCGATAACTGGAATgg GAGGATCAACTAGCACACCAAAAGCAACCACTGGAATGCCCTCAACTACCACAAGTACTACTAAACCAACCACAACCACTAAACCTTCAACCACGACGACCACTAAACCTTCAACCACGACGACAACTAAACCTTCAACCACGACGACCGCTAAACCTTCAACTACGACGACATTTAAACCGTCAAGTACTACGACCACCACAAAGACGACTACTAAGACCACAACTAAGACCACCACTATGACGACCACCAAGACCACAACCAAGACTAGCACTAAGACCACCACTAAAACCACCCCAAAAACCTCAACCACTACCAAATCTAGCAGCACCACTAAAAAAGCTTCTGgctaa
- the LOC135945822 gene encoding chymotrypsin-like elastase family member 2A gives MDGSHRCCLYGEVFSGSLISDQWILTSAYYCSMYNLSSIILGVVDHTYILEKTIKIDYNFICYVHELYDPNNMTNEYNIALIKMLRPVTFTVNIAPIKLPSVNDATKDFTKVPMTVSGFMPVSSCYNYEKDQNSATFSLKYDKLQGVNYTKCSATLSAEYGITLPGSAICTGNTKVGPCGGVQGAPLFYKNQDGSWVIAGTIAFSPYYYCNNPTVFTRVSSNLDWIFSKTGMGA, from the exons ATGGATGGCTCTCATCGTTGCTGCCTATATGGTGAAGTTTTTAGCGGATCCTTAATATCAGATCAGTGGATTCTCACTTCTGCATACTACTGctcaat GTATAACTTGAGCTCTATAATCTTGGGAGTTGTCGACCATACCTACATAttggaaaaaacaattaaaattgattataatttcatttgctaCGTGCACGAGCTTTACGACCCAAATAATATGACAAATGAATACAACATAGCTCTGATCAAGATGCTGCGACCTGTCACTTTTACag tcAACATAGCGCCCATAAAACTTCCTTCTGTAAATGATGCCACGAAGGATTTTACTAAAGTTCCGATGACAGTTAGTGGATTTATGCCAGTGAGCTCTTGTTATAATT atgaaaaagACCAAAATTCAGCAACTTTCTCTCTGAAGTACGACAAACTGCAGGGGGTTAACTATACTAAGTGCTCTGCAACGCTCAGTGCAGAATATGGGATTACTTTGCCTGGATCCGCAATCTGCACAGGCAACACCAAAGTCGGACCCTGTGGT GGTGTTCAAGGCGCTCCTTTATTCTACAAAAACCAAGATGGATCTTGGGTTATTGCGGGCACTATTGCATTTAGTCCCTATTACTATTGCAACAATCCGACAGTTTTTACCCGTGTTAGCTCAAATCTTGattggattttttcaaaaactggAATGG GAGCATAA